The proteins below come from a single Acaryochloris sp. CCMEE 5410 genomic window:
- the purQ gene encoding phosphoribosylformylglycinamidine synthase subunit PurQ, with the protein MKFGVLVFPGSNCDRDVVLVTRDLLKQPTRMVWHQETDISDLDVVVIPGGFSYGDYLRCGAISRFSPAMQATMAHAEQGKLVLGICNGFQVLTESGLLPGALVRNRDLHFICDRIPVRVERTDLPWTQAYQVGQVITLPIAHGEGCYYADPETLKQLQANQQILFRYCQPNGEIMPDSNPNGSVENIAGICNRQGNVVGMMPHPERASDPTLGYTDGLLLFQGLLNSLMAQGVTA; encoded by the coding sequence ATGAAGTTCGGTGTGCTGGTATTTCCGGGATCAAATTGCGATCGCGATGTCGTATTGGTCACTCGCGATTTGCTCAAACAGCCCACTCGTATGGTCTGGCATCAAGAAACAGATATTAGTGATTTAGATGTTGTGGTTATACCCGGTGGGTTTAGCTACGGGGACTACCTGCGCTGTGGGGCTATTTCCCGGTTTTCACCGGCTATGCAGGCCACCATGGCTCATGCCGAGCAGGGCAAGCTGGTCTTGGGAATTTGCAATGGGTTTCAGGTGCTGACGGAATCAGGGTTATTGCCAGGGGCCTTAGTCCGAAATCGAGATCTGCATTTTATTTGCGATCGCATTCCTGTACGAGTAGAAAGAACGGACTTACCCTGGACCCAAGCCTATCAAGTGGGGCAGGTAATTACCTTGCCCATTGCCCATGGTGAAGGCTGTTACTATGCCGATCCAGAGACGCTCAAGCAGCTCCAAGCCAATCAGCAAATTCTGTTCCGCTATTGTCAGCCCAATGGTGAAATTATGCCAGATTCCAACCCCAACGGCTCGGTGGAGAACATTGCCGGTATTTGTAATCGACAAGGTAATGTGGTTGGCATGATGCCTCACCCCGAGCGAGCCTCTGATCCGACCTTGGGCTATACCGATGGCCTTTTACTCTTTCAAGGCCTATTGAACAGCCTCATGGCGCAAGGTGTGACAGCCTGA
- a CDS encoding photosystem I reaction center subunit XI, with protein MTMDLVTHGGDPFVGDLATPVNSSGIVKAWINNLPAYRKGMSANARGLEIGMAHGYYLYGPFATSGPIRGTTMSLVSGVLSASAVIIVLSVAIQIYSSVSSAKPHPSVTTADPGSDFATKEGWSAIGSGFLIGGCGGAVIAGVLSYAIAIFAG; from the coding sequence ATGACAATGGACTTGGTCACACATGGTGGCGACCCCTTTGTGGGGGATCTCGCTACACCTGTTAATAGTTCTGGGATTGTAAAAGCCTGGATCAATAACCTACCGGCTTACCGTAAAGGCATGTCCGCGAATGCTCGGGGTTTAGAAATTGGGATGGCCCACGGCTATTACCTCTACGGTCCCTTCGCAACTTCTGGCCCGATTCGAGGCACTACAATGTCTCTTGTATCAGGTGTTCTGTCGGCAAGCGCTGTTATTATCGTCTTATCTGTTGCGATTCAGATCTATTCCAGTGTTTCTTCAGCTAAACCTCATCCATCCGTAACAACAGCGGATCCTGGTAGCGACTTCGCAACTAAAGAAGGTTGGAGCGCTATTGGTAGCGGCTTCCTCATCGGTGGCTGTGGTGGTGCTGTCATCGCTGGCGTTCTTTCCTATGCGATTGCTATCTTCGCAGGCTAA
- a CDS encoding folate-binding protein YgfZ, producing the protein MSETLQNCQRRKGAVWAEDQGSILSFGNDESALKAAQDGAALWDRTHWGRLQFTDQDRLSFLHNQTTNTFKTLKPGEGCESVFVTSTARTIDLVSAYVTEEAVVLLVSPTRRAQLMSWCDRYIFFGDKVKIADITAQTITFSLLGPESSRILHKLGISDLPESPHHHITTQIKGHTVRVASGSGLTTPGYTLFADTKVGAELWQALTEQGACPLGEKAWEQLRVTEGRPKPGAELTEDFNPLEAGLWQTISFDKGCYIGQETIARLNTYQGVKQRLWGIQLSESVSVDTPITLEDKKVGVLTSLVETAEGPVGLGYVKTKAGDAGAQVSVGTGIGTLVEVPFLTYPQWTPDPTP; encoded by the coding sequence ATGTCAGAGACCTTACAGAACTGTCAACGCCGAAAAGGAGCAGTGTGGGCTGAGGATCAGGGTTCCATCCTCAGTTTTGGCAATGATGAATCCGCCTTAAAGGCGGCTCAAGATGGAGCAGCCCTCTGGGATCGTACCCATTGGGGGCGTCTACAGTTCACCGATCAGGATCGACTGTCTTTTCTTCATAACCAGACCACCAATACTTTCAAAACTCTGAAGCCAGGTGAAGGCTGTGAAAGCGTGTTTGTAACATCCACGGCTCGCACGATTGATCTGGTGAGTGCATACGTGACGGAAGAGGCTGTTGTGCTGCTGGTCTCTCCCACTCGACGAGCACAATTGATGAGCTGGTGCGATCGCTATATCTTCTTTGGAGACAAGGTCAAGATTGCAGATATTACGGCCCAAACGATTACTTTTAGCCTATTGGGACCTGAAAGTTCACGAATCCTGCACAAACTAGGAATTTCAGACCTGCCTGAATCTCCTCATCATCACATTACAACTCAAATAAAAGGCCATACTGTTCGTGTTGCGTCAGGTAGTGGGTTGACAACACCGGGCTATACCCTGTTTGCCGATACTAAAGTGGGGGCTGAGCTATGGCAAGCCTTAACGGAACAGGGTGCCTGTCCCTTGGGGGAAAAGGCTTGGGAACAGTTAAGAGTAACGGAAGGGCGACCGAAGCCTGGCGCTGAGTTAACAGAAGACTTTAATCCTTTAGAAGCCGGACTTTGGCAGACTATTTCCTTTGACAAAGGGTGCTATATCGGCCAAGAAACGATTGCTCGACTCAACACTTATCAAGGCGTCAAACAGCGACTCTGGGGGATTCAGCTCAGTGAATCTGTCTCTGTCGATACGCCCATCACGCTTGAAGACAAAAAGGTGGGGGTATTGACGAGTTTGGTTGAGACTGCTGAGGGTCCTGTGGGGTTAGGCTATGTCAAAACAAAAGCGGGGGATGCAGGCGCTCAAGTTTCGGTAGGAACCGGAATCGGAACGTTAGTGGAAGTTCCGTTTCTCACCTATCCTCAATGGACCCCTGACCCGACTCCTTAG
- a CDS encoding MBL fold metallo-hydrolase, with product MNRRRFMHYVQAGLITSLGTGLATHWQSSSAQAAGSLSIRWLGHTCFLFSGSGIQVLVNPFRPAGCTAKYPSPQTSANIVLISSRLLDEGVVEGLPGRPKLLFEPGAYKTNGLQFQGIRTLHDRVNGYRFGTNVAWKWIQGGVNVVHLGGIASPISVDQKILMGRPDVLLIPVGGSAKAYNPEEAKAAVQALNPKMVIPTHYKTAAADESSCDLQSVDAFLSLMQGATIRRSGGSGLTVSSGNLPSSGPVIQVLSY from the coding sequence ATGAACCGTCGCCGCTTCATGCACTATGTGCAAGCAGGATTGATCACCAGCTTGGGAACTGGTCTTGCCACCCATTGGCAGTCTTCATCCGCCCAAGCCGCAGGCTCTCTGAGCATTCGTTGGCTAGGCCATACTTGTTTCTTATTCTCAGGCAGCGGTATTCAGGTATTGGTCAATCCTTTCCGTCCTGCGGGTTGTACGGCTAAATATCCGTCACCCCAAACGTCGGCCAATATTGTTCTTATTAGTAGCCGACTGCTGGATGAAGGGGTGGTTGAAGGTTTACCCGGAAGACCCAAGTTATTGTTTGAACCGGGGGCTTATAAAACCAACGGTTTGCAGTTCCAAGGTATACGGACGCTCCATGATCGGGTCAACGGCTATCGGTTTGGCACCAATGTGGCTTGGAAGTGGATTCAAGGGGGGGTAAATGTGGTTCACTTAGGCGGTATTGCCTCTCCCATTAGTGTAGACCAGAAGATCCTAATGGGGCGGCCGGATGTGCTACTGATTCCCGTGGGTGGCAGTGCAAAAGCTTATAACCCAGAAGAGGCAAAGGCTGCGGTTCAAGCCCTCAACCCTAAAATGGTGATTCCGACCCATTACAAAACGGCTGCTGCTGACGAAAGTTCCTGTGACCTGCAGTCGGTGGATGCGTTTCTTTCCCTGATGCAAGGGGCTACCATTCGACGATCTGGTGGGAGTGGTCTAACGGTTAGTTCAGGTAACCTTCCCAGTTCCGGTCCTGTTATTCAAGTGTTGAGTTATTGA
- a CDS encoding diacylglycerol kinase family protein, whose product MSNKSIISSQSSTEPEPARLKRELSFKVAHNLFVSFKYAWAGLSYTFQTQRNFRIHTVIGSVALSMGLSLHLEPVELAVIALTSGLVLVMELLNTALEAVVDLTVERTYHELAKIAKDCAAAAVLVSAMAAVVIAAFLIIPPFLALFQA is encoded by the coding sequence ATGTCAAATAAATCTATAATCTCTTCACAAAGTAGCACTGAGCCTGAACCAGCGCGGCTTAAGCGTGAGCTGTCATTCAAAGTCGCTCATAATCTATTTGTGAGTTTTAAATATGCCTGGGCCGGATTGAGTTATACCTTCCAAACTCAGCGTAACTTTCGGATTCATACCGTGATCGGTAGTGTGGCCTTAAGTATGGGGTTGTCCCTTCATCTTGAACCTGTAGAATTGGCTGTGATTGCCTTGACCAGTGGTTTAGTGCTGGTCATGGAGTTACTAAATACCGCTTTGGAAGCGGTTGTTGATCTAACAGTGGAGCGGACTTACCATGAGTTGGCCAAGATAGCCAAAGACTGTGCAGCCGCAGCTGTTTTAGTATCAGCAATGGCAGCAGTGGTGATTGCTGCATTTCTAATTATTCCGCCTTTTCTAGCTCTCTTTCAGGCTTAA
- a CDS encoding DUF3285 domain-containing protein, which yields MSSDPSVKDETSTNPADVTSVGPAAPTNDVAPASKPTDSYTKLAMRNMVRKGRRSLLEFGLTTVGVLALLIGLSYLTR from the coding sequence ATGAGTTCTGACCCTTCCGTAAAGGATGAAACTAGCACCAACCCTGCCGACGTGACCAGTGTCGGGCCAGCTGCGCCTACAAATGATGTCGCTCCTGCATCTAAACCTACAGATAGCTACACCAAGTTAGCGATGAGGAACATGGTTCGTAAAGGCAGACGGTCGTTGCTGGAATTTGGACTAACTACAGTGGGGGTATTAGCCTTGTTGATTGGGCTGTCCTATCTGACTCGTTAG
- the purS gene encoding phosphoribosylformylglycinamidine synthase subunit PurS yields the protein MHVGIVTQTYQAKIYVTLRPSVLDPAGTAVQTGFKQLGYDNVGPIRIGKYIELTVSADDEDAASQQVDRMCDQLLANPVIENYRFDLRLTPTGATK from the coding sequence ATGCATGTGGGAATCGTGACACAAACCTATCAGGCCAAAATTTATGTGACTTTGAGGCCATCAGTCTTAGACCCTGCGGGCACAGCGGTCCAAACGGGGTTTAAGCAACTAGGATATGACAACGTAGGCCCGATTCGGATTGGTAAATATATTGAGCTAACGGTATCCGCCGATGATGAGGACGCGGCTAGTCAACAGGTGGATCGCATGTGTGATCAGCTTCTAGCCAATCCAGTGATTGAAAATTATCGTTTTGATCTGCGATTGACCCCCACAGGAGCAACCAAATGA
- the pcrA gene encoding DNA helicase PcrA, with translation MSAIPDFLSHLNPSQRQAVEHFCGPLLVVAGAGSGKTRALTYRISNLVMRHQVNPENILAVTFTNKAAREMKERIEKLFAEQLAQQDHGKALELLAPQQQTKLRSQVYKTITKPLWIGTFHSLCARLLRMEIEKYQDEKGRKWQRNFSIFDESDVQSLIKDIVVNQLNLDDRKFQPRSVRFAISNAKNQGWNPQELEANQQDFRGRVVAQVYSKYQDSLAANNGLDFDDLIRVLVQLLKQNGQVLGYWHQQFRHMLVDEYQDTNRTQYDLLRLLATNGTDTRNFKDWEHRSIFVVGDADQSIYSFRAADFKILMGFQQDFGDGLPDDDTRTMVKLEENYRSTENILQVANELIDNNTERIDKILKPTRGAGEPIYCYRADDELHESDFVVQQIRTLEQSHPELSWGDFAILYRTNAQSRAFEEGLVRWSIPYTVVGGLKFYDRREIKDVLAYLRLIVNPADTVSLKRVINTPRRGIGKTTLDRLMNAAQELGVPLWEMLTEETAVKTLAARSAKPILQFVEMMRHWQGQVETQSAANIIQGILEDSGYVRDLKNQGTDEADDRIGNVQELQNAALQYAEENTDESLPSFLANTALASDLDDLDEKTTVSLMTLHAAKGLEFPIVFLVGLEQGLFPNFRSLEDPAAIEEERRLCYVGVTRAQERLFISHARERRLYGSREPAMPSLFLSELPRDLLQTNSLSAIPSESPHSAMGPGTKKKKMPNTHAMDWAVGDRLVHRGFGLGEVTHIFGGGNKICLAVKFPGIGKKIIDPNITVLDRVE, from the coding sequence ATGTCTGCTATTCCTGACTTTTTAAGTCATCTCAATCCTTCCCAGCGACAGGCAGTGGAACACTTCTGTGGTCCGCTGTTGGTGGTAGCGGGGGCTGGATCGGGTAAAACTCGAGCCTTGACCTATCGCATCTCTAATTTGGTGATGCGCCATCAGGTTAATCCCGAAAATATTCTGGCTGTGACTTTTACGAATAAAGCGGCTCGGGAAATGAAGGAGCGGATTGAGAAATTATTTGCGGAACAGCTGGCCCAGCAGGATCACGGCAAAGCCCTAGAATTGTTAGCACCTCAGCAGCAGACAAAGTTGCGATCGCAAGTCTACAAAACCATTACCAAACCTCTCTGGATTGGCACATTCCATAGTCTTTGTGCCCGCCTGTTACGGATGGAAATTGAGAAGTACCAGGATGAGAAGGGCCGTAAATGGCAGCGTAATTTCTCTATCTTTGACGAATCAGATGTCCAGAGTCTGATCAAAGATATTGTGGTCAATCAGCTCAATCTCGACGACCGTAAATTCCAGCCTCGTTCCGTCCGCTTTGCTATTAGTAATGCTAAAAACCAAGGCTGGAACCCCCAAGAGCTAGAAGCCAATCAACAGGATTTTCGCGGTCGCGTGGTAGCCCAGGTCTACAGCAAATATCAAGATTCCCTAGCTGCCAATAACGGCCTGGACTTTGATGATCTGATTCGGGTGCTGGTGCAGCTGCTAAAACAGAACGGCCAAGTTCTGGGCTATTGGCACCAGCAGTTTCGCCATATGCTGGTGGACGAATACCAGGATACTAACCGCACCCAGTATGATTTGCTGCGGTTACTAGCGACCAACGGCACCGATACCCGCAACTTTAAGGATTGGGAGCATCGCTCTATCTTTGTAGTGGGTGATGCTGATCAGTCCATTTACTCCTTTCGGGCAGCAGATTTCAAAATCCTGATGGGATTTCAGCAGGATTTTGGCGATGGCCTGCCGGATGATGACACGCGGACGATGGTGAAGCTAGAGGAGAACTATCGGTCTACCGAAAACATCCTCCAAGTGGCCAATGAACTCATCGATAACAATACAGAACGCATCGACAAAATTCTTAAGCCGACTCGGGGTGCGGGAGAACCCATCTACTGCTATCGGGCGGATGACGAGCTGCATGAATCCGATTTTGTCGTGCAGCAGATTCGGACTCTAGAGCAATCCCACCCCGAACTGAGCTGGGGCGATTTTGCCATTCTCTATCGAACTAATGCTCAATCTCGGGCTTTTGAAGAGGGCTTAGTCCGTTGGAGTATTCCCTATACGGTGGTCGGGGGACTGAAGTTCTACGATCGCCGGGAAATTAAAGATGTTCTTGCCTATTTACGCTTAATTGTTAATCCGGCTGATACGGTCAGCCTCAAACGGGTGATTAATACACCCCGCAGAGGGATTGGCAAAACCACCTTAGATCGCCTTATGAATGCAGCCCAGGAGCTAGGAGTGCCCTTATGGGAAATGCTGACAGAAGAGACGGCAGTCAAAACCTTAGCTGCTCGTAGCGCCAAGCCAATTTTGCAGTTTGTGGAAATGATGCGGCATTGGCAAGGGCAGGTGGAAACCCAATCTGCAGCCAATATTATCCAGGGGATCTTAGAAGATTCGGGGTATGTTCGGGACTTAAAAAATCAGGGAACTGATGAAGCGGATGATCGAATTGGCAATGTCCAGGAATTGCAAAATGCCGCTTTACAATATGCAGAAGAGAATACCGATGAGTCTCTCCCTTCTTTTCTCGCTAATACGGCCTTGGCCTCTGATTTAGATGATTTAGATGAAAAAACTACGGTGTCACTGATGACATTGCATGCAGCTAAGGGGTTGGAATTTCCCATCGTCTTTTTAGTTGGCCTAGAACAAGGACTGTTCCCTAATTTCCGCTCTTTAGAAGATCCTGCGGCTATCGAAGAAGAACGCCGTCTTTGCTATGTTGGCGTTACTCGGGCTCAAGAAAGACTCTTTATTTCTCACGCACGAGAGCGACGACTCTATGGTTCAAGGGAGCCAGCGATGCCTTCACTGTTTCTATCAGAGCTGCCTCGAGATCTCTTACAGACTAATTCTTTATCGGCCATCCCGTCTGAGTCGCCCCATTCTGCAATGGGCCCAGGGACTAAAAAGAAAAAGATGCCCAATACCCATGCCATGGATTGGGCGGTCGGTGATCGGCTTGTTCATCGCGGGTTTGGACTAGGGGAGGTGACCCATATTTTTGGAGGTGGGAATAAAATCTGCTTAGCAGTTAAATTTCCAGGGATTGGCAAAAAGATTATTGACCCGAATATCACGGTATTGGATCGGGTGGAATGA
- a CDS encoding aminodeoxychorismate/anthranilate synthase component II produces the protein MLLVVDNYDSFTYNLVQYLGELATEFEVAQDIQVFRNDQITLAEVEKLQPDAIVISPGPGRPQDAGISLELIEQLGATVPILGVCLGHQSIGQVFGGDIVSAPVLMHGKTSPIRHKSTGVFSGLDNPFTATRYHSLVIEKETCPEVLEITAWTEDGTIMGVRHRNYPHIEGVQFHPESILTTSGKQLLKNFLSHLPTDG, from the coding sequence TTGCTACTGGTTGTTGATAATTACGACAGCTTTACTTACAACCTGGTTCAGTATTTGGGAGAACTCGCCACTGAATTTGAAGTGGCCCAAGATATTCAGGTTTTTCGCAATGATCAGATTACCCTAGCCGAAGTTGAGAAGCTCCAGCCCGATGCAATCGTTATATCTCCAGGGCCGGGACGGCCTCAAGATGCTGGAATTTCTCTAGAGCTGATTGAGCAATTGGGTGCAACCGTACCGATCTTGGGAGTCTGTTTAGGCCATCAGAGTATTGGCCAAGTGTTTGGTGGCGATATTGTGTCTGCCCCAGTGCTGATGCATGGTAAAACATCCCCTATCCGTCATAAATCCACGGGGGTTTTTTCCGGGTTAGATAATCCTTTTACCGCAACTCGGTATCATAGTCTGGTGATAGAGAAGGAAACCTGTCCAGAGGTCCTAGAGATTACGGCTTGGACTGAGGACGGCACGATTATGGGGGTGCGTCATCGGAACTATCCTCACATTGAAGGCGTCCAGTTTCACCCAGAGAGTATTTTGACGACATCTGGGAAACAACTGCTCAAGAATTTTCTGAGCCACCTTCCTACCGATGGCTAA
- the ybeY gene encoding rRNA maturation RNase YbeY, which produces MQVDVHIQWDLEDRAIPSSLVENVLKQAHQITAVTWQSWFQHWFEYLQPGISPIQTYELSLLLTDDAAIQNLNATYRHLDRPTDVLAFATLDLTDQPIDLWSEMPVELGDIIISVETAAQQAQEQQHPLQQELAWLATHGLLHLLGWDHPTPECLQNMLAQQQSLINLTNVSAATS; this is translated from the coding sequence ATGCAAGTTGACGTCCATATTCAGTGGGATCTTGAAGACAGAGCCATCCCATCTTCGTTAGTAGAGAATGTGCTTAAACAAGCCCATCAAATTACAGCTGTGACCTGGCAATCTTGGTTTCAGCACTGGTTTGAGTATTTGCAGCCTGGTATTTCTCCGATCCAAACCTATGAATTGAGCCTACTGCTCACGGATGACGCGGCGATCCAGAATTTGAATGCAACCTATCGGCACCTAGATCGCCCCACAGATGTGCTGGCCTTTGCAACCCTTGACTTAACCGATCAGCCGATAGATTTGTGGTCAGAGATGCCTGTGGAGCTCGGCGACATCATTATTTCGGTAGAGACTGCAGCGCAGCAAGCACAAGAGCAACAGCATCCCTTACAGCAGGAGCTAGCTTGGTTAGCGACCCATGGATTGTTGCATCTATTGGGGTGGGATCACCCGACCCCTGAATGCCTCCAAAATATGTTGGCGCAGCAGCAATCATTAATCAATCTCACGAATGTATCGGCAGCAACTAGCTAG